Part of the Lotus japonicus ecotype B-129 chromosome 6, LjGifu_v1.2 genome, tggcaatttgatgTTAACGACTTGTCCTTTTTCctcgttggtcagcgtgccttttgctAAAGCAAGCTTGTCTTCATCTGATTCAACTTGAACGAGATTCGAACTATTGTTATTAGATATGAATGTGAGACAATTGCTTGAAATCAAATTGATTCTTTGGCGCTCGAAATATTGCTTGGCAAATCTGACTAGTGATGTGTCATTAAATGGTGAGATGGTACGATAGTCACAAAATCCTTCTTGGTAAATGATTGAACGTTGTAGCCTATTTCATATTACAATGTTCTCCTGAAATAAAAGATATTGTTAGTGAATGAATTTTAAATAAGCCTTCtatttataaaattgttatgatcaaaataagattttaaaaacgttatgatgcgtttgaacttaacatcaACAACCTTTGTTGGTGCACTGAGAACCTGCCTCAATAGCTTTCTATGTTGACATCGAGACTGAGGAATGAAGGGGTTTTTGAATGATGCGTGTTGTGTTAATTATAaacgcataattgatgcactttatgtgtgtctttctaagcttcattatatatatCCTTGTGCTTAATTCTTATGTCTTAGTCATGTTTTGACtattagtgcttatttggattattcatagaaatgtgcttaattctacacttttagtttctgagATTGTTTttctagaacaggttgaatctcGAGTTAAAGTGATCCGAATGGGACGtctaatatgtcgttggaaagataacttgaagccctacaactttcatgttcatctAAATTCAAGAATCAACCTCTAACTTGGTTATAATTCCCTTACAAAGTTACTGTCGCTAATCTTGCGAGTCTGGAATAGTCTGCACTTAAATAATCATATcctgggctacagaactccgaattaggatccgctTAAAGGCCCGCGAAGCTCACTTAAAGttctacaactctcatgtttacctcaattgaagaatCGGCCTTATTCTCTGTCTCGCGAACACCTGAGTCTTTAGCAGCTCACTCCTCCCTTgtgcccgattttgtgaagatttagagaAGATTTAGGAAAGattaagaaaaaacaaagattgttacttgatataCAAGTTTATCTATTAGTATAAATAGACTAGTTGAGGCTCTTGTTAAGATCTAACCTCATCTCTCCCTTTTTTTTAGTATGAGTTACTAAAGTccttagttagtcttaggatttttaatattcttgtgtttgcaaacctTAGGTTCCGTTCTTAATATATTTCATCTTTTTATTCAAGCTTATTTATGTTATTTAATTCTTGCTTTCAATATTATTTTGGATTCAAGTAATATTGTgttttaattgttattatgcAAGCAAGTTGAGTCAGTTACAGGATTCTTTAACTGACGATGAGACGATGAAGCGATCGTGAATTTGTTCTCTAAGAACGTAGATCTCTAACGCTGATCGGTTGTTAGCGTTGAGGATTCTGTGAGCATAGATAGTTCTTGTACTTTGAAGCGGCGATCGCCAAACTTCTTAACTTGAACGAATCATATTCTGAACGATTGTTCAGTGGAGAATCATGGTTTCATCTCACGATTGTAAGTTGGAATTCAACTCAAAGGCTGAATTAATCTTTTATGATCAATGAAGGTTTGTtacacttgaatgttataatccgagggTTAACGTTTTCTTTTATCTGATAATtcaatcttttatttttctacttGATAATCAACCAAACccttttttatttgctttagttttactctaatatcaattaatacttcatCAAGTTCTTGTGAGATCGATcatggtgttcaacaccttgtactgcattcaaagcagaatactttgacacgcacccgcgacagtgcgttcgttaGTTAACTGTTGTTTACTTTCTGTGTGAATTCATCCCTTGTTAATTTATTTCGTCAtgttttttctctattttcttttagctgtttttttttcctctcttttGTATATTGTTTGTATCAGCTTGGGCCAAGCCCGTTATTAATATcatctttcatttttcaaaaaaaagaaataaagtaGGATGGAATCAAGAGGAAATCATTACAAAATGAAAGAGCAAGTTATGGCACATTTAGACATTTTAGGCTAAAACGTCAGTATCTAACCTCTAGGTATATGTACCAGCAAAATGATTAGAAGTTCAAGCTTTTATTCAATGTAAATACGTCAGGACAGACTATACGAGTGCACATTTTGAATGAGCAGtgttactaatatatatagttatAGGAAAAATGGTTAGTGAAAAGGTTATTTTTTGGAGTGATAACATAATTAGTATTAAAAACaccatatttaccctttgtccgttcctaaatataagacctaatacaaaaaattgcgcttattaagaaaacattaaatgtgctcaattagtgtattgattttttaaaaatgcatacattcctccatatttaccctttgtcattttctctcactaattaatggtaagtggtaatcaaaacttgggaattgaaaacatataattaatgtggagggtaaaaatggaagagtacaaaaccttttgttagattattgtaactaggtcttatatttaggaacttcaaaatgttgaaactaggtcttatatttaggaacagagggagtaataATTCTCTAGATCAAAACATAATATTAATTAACCCTATGCAAAGCAATTTTATTCCAGGGAGGTGCACGAGTGATAATGCAATTGCTCTGCAGGAGGTTGTTTATCACCAGAGGAAGGTGAGGAAAAAAGGGGGGAATTTGGTGTTCAAGCTGGATCTGGAGAAGGCCTATGATCGTGTTGACTGGAGATTTTTAGAGGAGACTCTTCTGGCTTTTAGTTTTCCTGTTGTCTGTATAAATTTGATTATGCAGTGTGTGAAGGCTTCTCAGTTATCTATCTTGTGGAATGGTGAGCGAAGTGCCGCGTTTGCTGCAAAGCGAGGTCTTAGGAAAGGTGATCCTCTTTCTCCCTACTTGTTTGTGCTTTGCATGGAGAGGCTCAGTTCGGCGATCTCTTCAGCTGTGTTGGAGGGGAGATGGGATCCTATTTGTATTGTTCAGAATGTCCCTGGTTTGTCTCACCTCTTCTTTGCAGATGACGTGTTCCTCTTTGTGTAGGCTAGGAACAACCAGGTGCGGCTGTTGAAAGAGCTTTTGGATTTGTTTTGTCGAGCTTCTGGCATGAAAGTTAATGAGGACAAGTCAAAAATCTTGGGGTGTAATGGCATGCGTAATCGAAAGAAGAGCACCTTGGCTAGCATTGCCGGTATTCAGTTTACGTCTGTCATTGGTAAGTACCTTGGCTTCCCCATTTTCCAACGGCGTGTTAAAGCTAGTGACtttgattatattttttatcGGATCAATGGGAGGTTAGCGGATTGGAAGTGCAAGCTTCTTAATCGAGCGGGCCGCTTAACCCTTGATCAATCTGTAGTGTCTTCTATGCCTACTTATTGCATGAGTCAAGTGTGGTTATCCCAAGGCATCTGTGATAGGTTGGACTCGGTTGTTAAAAACTTCGTTTGGAAAGATCGGCATGGTCATGGAATTAATTTGGTGGGTTGGGATCAAGTGGCGAGGCCGAAGCGTGCTGGAGGCCTTGGCCTTCGGAAAGCTCGAGATCATAATGTGGCGCTTTTGGGAAAACAAGTTTGGCAGATGGTGACTAATAAGGACAAACCGTGGGTGCACATGATAAAAGCTTCTTACTTTCCTGGACAGGAGTTTCTGTTCACTGGTGATAGAATTGGGTCCCCTGTTTGGAAAGCTTTTGTCAAGGCTCGTGATATTCTTCTTCCCGGCTTCGATTTTCAGGTTGGCAACGACAGGTCCAGTTTCTGGTAATCTTCTTGGTGCTCTCCTGCTCCGCTGTGCTGCTCGGTACCTTTCATGGACATACATGATTGTGAGCTCCGCCTCAATGATGTATGGGAGAATTGGAGATGGAATCTTGAAATAGTGTTGCGTGCCGACCTAATGGTCATGTCCAGGATGGTTTTCGGTGGACTGGACATGTGTCAGGGCAGTACTCGACAGCAACAGGGTATCTTTGGCTCATGGAGCAGAGAATTCCGTCAGTGATAGAGCCGGTGGATCCTAATGCAAGTTGTTCTTGGATTTGGAAATTAAAAATTCCCCTCAAGTGCTCGGTGTTCCTTTGGCTCGCGCATCAGGAAGCTTTACCAACGAATGTGTGTCGTTTCCGGCGTGGCATGGCAGTGGGGAGACAGTTTTGCATTGCCTCAGGGATTGTCCCGTGGCGCGGAGCACCTAGCAGCGGATGGGATTTGATGTTGGTGGTAGCTTGTTTGTGCTGCCTGATATGAGAGGTTGGCTTCGTGGCTTGCTACTTGATGCTACTCCTCTGGCGATTTCGACGGTATGGTGGTTGTGGCGAGCAAGGAATATTTGGTGCATGGAGCAGAAATCGGTCTCTTGGCAGGGAATGGTTTCGAGAATCATTGCAATGGCATCAGATATAGAGCGTGGGTTTGGCACGTCTGAGGGTGTTTCCGTTCGAGTTCTGCGTCTGGTGCGGTGGACGCCAGCTCTCAGTAATTGCATGGTGTTGAACGTTGATGGCAGCGTTATGGGTGTCCTGAGTCGGGATAGCTTTGGCGGCTGCATTCGAAGTGACCAAGGTCAGTGGAAGAGCGGCTTCTTTGGCTTCATGGATGACGCGTGTATTCTTCATCTTGAGCTGCAAGCTCTCTTCCATGGTTTGACCGTCGTTTGGGAGCAGGGTTATAGAAGAGTTGATTGTCAATCTGACTCTTTGGCTGCAGTGACGCTAGTTGAGTCGGTGCCGCCCTCTACTCATCTTTATGCTTCGTTGATTTGGGATATTAAGGATCTTTTGGGCCGAGCTTGGACGGTGAACCTTCATCATACTTTGAGGGAAGGTAATGCTTGTGCGGATTTCTTGGCGAAGCACGAAGCTGGTCAAGGGGATGCGTTGGTTGTGATTGAGGATCCGATTCCAGGATTGAGTTTGCTTCTTCTCGCGGATGCGTCGGGTTTCTCCTATTTGAGGATAGTCTCTTTTTTTTGTTCATctcatttaccaaaaaaaaaaaaacataatattaaTTGTGTACTAGGGAATTCTCTAACTTAAATGAACTAAACAATAATAAACTCATTTACCCAAAATTCTAGGTAAATAATTAAAGTCTTAATAGAATTAAAAACCATTTAATTTTCAAGGCAAAGGGATAatggaaagtttttttttttaatgagaaaACAAGCAtaagaacaaccctctcatacaTATGAGATTACCAATGCAAGACCAATCCACACAGATAATACAAAATTCCCCTTTGAAAGGCCAAACTTACTATAGGTGCCTCATTAAAACGTTACTAGAATAAACCATTTAGGATGAAaatctagtgaaggaaaaagagtaaaCATACCCTAAGAATGTCTTTGAAACAAAACCCCCCAAGATACAAGACCCACTATTAAAAAAAAGCCCATAAACTGGCACAACAAAGCAATTTAGTAGGCAATCTGCCATCCCCACTATCACAAGTCTTTTACATTGCTGCACCTTTTTATTTTAACAAATAAGGCAAGCCTGTTACGATCCCTGTACCACTGAAATTTTAAGACATTCTAAAACCACATAGAAAAATTGAACCTTCCAACAACAAATACAAAACCACCCACCAATATTTAGCTTATCACCATACGCCCTCAAATGTCATTCCCGCGCACTAGTTCTGATCTAGCACACAACATCCTGAAGAGCAAAATCAACTAATTCTCTCTGATTGAAGTAACAACCAGTATCTCCGGCATCCCAGAATCTTGTGCGATTACAGCGACTAGagtcttcttttttcttcctatATTATCCAATTTCCTAGGGCGACCACGTCTCCTTGGAACAAGAAAATCGGAATCAGATTTGGCTAAACTGCAATCATGATCAGCATTCATATCTTCAACAATATCGCCATCCTGAACCTAACCAGAATTGCAACCAACTTCGGCCAAATCATGAGCCAATAAATTATCACTTTCTAAAGAATAATTATCTAATACCAGCCCATGAGCACGTTGACCAGCCACACCATGTAAATGTCCTTCAGCATCATCACCAATCTTGTcaaaagaacataaaaccccTCCAACCTTATTTAAAACATGTGCCTTGTGGAATCTCCTAACTCATATGAACCAAataataactatttttttttatgtattttgAGGTAAATAGAAGAAGGAGATAGTGTGACATGTATGTGAGGATATTTTTTGGAAAtccaaatatattaattataataaggAAAGAAGAGGATAAGCTCGAGAAAAAGTGTCTGAggataacaaaaacaaaaaaacctcAAACATCTATAGAGATATACAACCACTTAACCACCCTAAAAAGTATAGACAAAAAGAACTTCTagaacaaaagagaaagaacCAACGAAAGTTAAACCGAAGAGCTAAACCAGAAGACAACACCAAGAGCAAAACAACAATCAAGGTGGCCACCACTCCTCCATCTCATGTGACAGGCCGCGAATAGCCGCCTCGTCCCCATCATCAAAAGTACAACCCACAAGCTTGTCGACCAACCACGCCTTCGTGGCACGCGTCTAGTAGCGACTCCTTGGAGCGCTCCCTGAATCCAATGGAGCAGGAAAAACCGAGGGCATGATCACACTCGAGGAGGTACCTCCACCATCATCCGCAACCAAACTCTCACAAGTAACCGAGGGCACCTGACGGGGCTTGCGACCTCTCTTAACCTTTTTTGGACGACCTATCTGACGAGGAAGAGAAATAGAAGGTGCATCAGGAACAAAAGCATCCAAAGACGGTGCAACCAAACCA contains:
- the LOC130725457 gene encoding uncharacterized protein LOC130725457, which encodes MGFDVGGSLFVLPDMRGWLRGLLLDATPLAISTVWWLWRARNIWCMEQKSVSWQGMVSRIIAMASDIERGFGTSEGVSVRVLRLVRWTPALSNCMVLNVDGSVMGVLSRDSFGGCIRSDQGQWKSGFFGFMDDACILHLELQALFHGLTVVWEQGYRRVDCQSDSLAAVTLVESVPPSTHLYASLIWDIKDLLGRAWTVNLHHTLREGNACADFLAKHEAGQGDALVVIEDPIPGLSLLLLADASGK